One genomic window of Pelmatolapia mariae isolate MD_Pm_ZW linkage group LG5, Pm_UMD_F_2, whole genome shotgun sequence includes the following:
- the LOC134627713 gene encoding transcription factor HES-5-like codes for MKMREREIRLLQHRYPGMAPTITAAMSNSQKHSTLNHKLRKPLVEKLRRERINTCIEQLKSLLGPEFLKQQPDSKLEKADILEMTVCFLRRLQQQRKAVDSAAVDKGYSRCVQEVAHVLSKEEVNTLSHRRLLNHINKLQNSSDNLREADISRLSYTVQTTMTKDKTRVNSSLWRPWWTPTVRSC; via the exons ATgaagatgagagagagagagataagatTGCTACAGCACAGATATCCAGGCATGGCACCTACAATCACTGCAGCAATGAGCAATTCTCAGAAGCATTCAACTCTGAATCACAAG CTCAGAAAGCCTCTGGTGGAGAAGTTACGCAGAGAGCGAATCAACACCTGCATTGAGCAGCTCAAGTCTCTCCTGGGTCCAGAGTTCCTCAAACAGCAGCCAGACTCCAAACTGGAGAAGGCAGACATCCTGGAGATGACAGTTTGCTTCCTGAGACGACTGCAGCAGCAGCGTAAAGCTGTGGACTCAGCAGCTGTTGATAAGGGCTACTCCAGATGTGTCCAAGAGGTGGCACATGTTCTGTCCAAAGAGGAGGTGAACACTCTGTCTCACAGAAGACTGCTGAACCACATCAACAAACTGCAAAACTCCTCTGACAACCTGAGAGAGGCTGATATCTCTCGACTGAGCTACACAGTCCAGACCACCATGACCAAAGATAAGACTCGAGTCAACAGCTCCCTCTGGAGGCCGTGGTGGACACCAACTGTCAGAAGTTGTTAA